A genomic segment from Nodularia sphaerocarpa UHCC 0038 encodes:
- a CDS encoding YifB family Mg chelatase-like AAA ATPase, which produces MLARVWSASIVGIDAVKVGVEVDISGGLPGIVLLGLPDSAVQESKERVKATLKNAGFAFPMRKIVINLTPADLRKEGPCFDLPISVGILAASEQVSADLLGDYLFLGEVSLDGSLRPVAGVLPIAATAQKMGIAGLVVPVDNAQEASVVAGLAVYGCKNIAEVVDLLNNPGRYKPVQPDNSQPLPKTAYPGADLKDVKGQAHARRALEIAAAGGHNLIFVGPPGSGKTMLARRLPGILPPLEFAESLEVTRIHSVAGLLKNRGSLVRDRPFRSPHHSASGPSLVGGGSFPRPGEISLSHQGILFLDELTEFKRDVLEFLRQPLEDGYVTISRTRQSVMFPAQFTLVASTNPCPCGYYGDTIQQCTCSPRQRENYWAKLSGPLMDRIDLQVAVNRLKPEEITQQPTGEASTSVLERVTKARDRAVKRFQGEPNLRCNAQMQSHHLQKWCKLDDTSRSLLEAAIRKLGLSARASDRILKVGRTIADLAGEDELKANHIAEAIQYRTIDRMQ; this is translated from the coding sequence ATGCTTGCTAGAGTCTGGAGTGCATCTATTGTAGGCATCGATGCCGTTAAAGTCGGTGTTGAAGTCGATATTTCAGGGGGTTTACCGGGAATTGTGCTGTTGGGTCTTCCAGATTCGGCGGTGCAGGAATCTAAGGAGAGAGTTAAAGCGACGCTGAAGAATGCTGGTTTTGCTTTCCCGATGCGGAAAATTGTGATTAACCTGACACCAGCAGATTTACGCAAGGAAGGTCCATGTTTCGATTTACCGATTAGTGTGGGAATTTTGGCGGCTTCTGAGCAAGTTAGTGCTGATTTGTTGGGAGATTATCTTTTCTTGGGTGAAGTATCCTTAGATGGTAGTTTACGTCCTGTGGCTGGGGTTTTACCCATTGCGGCTACAGCACAAAAAATGGGGATTGCAGGTTTAGTAGTTCCAGTAGATAATGCTCAAGAAGCTTCGGTAGTTGCAGGATTGGCGGTTTACGGTTGCAAAAATATCGCTGAAGTCGTGGATTTGTTGAATAATCCAGGGCGTTACAAACCTGTACAGCCAGATAATTCACAACCGTTACCAAAAACTGCTTATCCTGGTGCAGACTTAAAAGATGTCAAAGGACAGGCTCATGCTCGTCGGGCTTTGGAAATTGCGGCTGCTGGTGGTCACAATTTAATTTTTGTCGGACCTCCAGGAAGTGGTAAAACGATGTTAGCTCGACGTTTACCGGGTATTTTACCACCTTTGGAGTTTGCGGAATCTTTAGAAGTGACTCGGATTCACTCGGTGGCTGGGTTGTTGAAAAATCGCGGTTCCTTAGTACGCGATCGCCCTTTCCGCAGTCCTCACCATTCAGCATCGGGACCTTCTCTGGTTGGTGGTGGTAGCTTTCCCCGTCCTGGGGAGATATCTTTATCACATCAAGGTATTCTTTTTCTCGATGAGTTGACAGAATTTAAAAGAGATGTATTAGAATTTCTCCGTCAACCTTTAGAAGATGGTTATGTGACCATTTCCCGCACCAGACAATCGGTGATGTTTCCGGCGCAATTTACTTTAGTCGCCAGTACAAATCCCTGTCCTTGCGGTTATTATGGCGATACTATTCAACAGTGTACTTGTTCACCCAGACAACGAGAAAATTATTGGGCAAAGCTTTCGGGACCTTTGATGGATCGGATTGATTTACAAGTTGCAGTTAATCGTTTAAAACCAGAGGAAATTACCCAACAACCCACGGGAGAAGCTTCAACTTCGGTTTTAGAAAGAGTTACAAAGGCACGCGATCGCGCCGTTAAACGTTTTCAAGGAGAACCAAATCTGCGTTGCAATGCTCAAATGCAAAGTCATCATCTTCAGAAATGGTGCAAGTTAGATGATACTAGCCGCAGTTTATTGGAAGCAGCAATTAGAAAATTAGGCTTATCTGCAAGGGCGAGCGATCGCATTCTCAAAGTCGGGCGGACTATTGCAGATTTAGCAGGAGAAGATGAATTAAAAGCCAATCATATAGCTGAAGCGATTCAATACCGCACAATCGATAGAATGCAATAA
- a CDS encoding Uma2 family endonuclease — translation MVQALTKPLTFKEFLIQYGNNPRYELADGELIDMEPTGPHETVGGKLATQLGIAITTAQLPWFIPRTCLIRPFAEIATARRPDIVVLDETVLDHEPFWQNEPVIALGQSIKLVVEVVSTNWETDYARKVEEYALLGIPEYWIVDYRGLGGVIFIGKPKQPTFTICQLIDEDYSQQKYRLGQFIKSPLLPSLQLRLDDVMPR, via the coding sequence ATGGTTCAAGCATTAACAAAACCATTAACCTTTAAAGAATTCCTCATCCAATATGGTAACAATCCCCGCTATGAACTGGCAGACGGAGAATTGATTGACATGGAACCAACTGGCCCCCATGAAACCGTTGGAGGTAAACTAGCAACCCAACTGGGTATTGCCATCACTACTGCCCAACTTCCCTGGTTTATTCCTCGTACCTGTCTTATACGTCCTTTCGCAGAAATAGCCACAGCCCGCCGTCCTGATATTGTGGTATTAGATGAAACGGTGCTGGACCATGAACCTTTTTGGCAAAATGAACCAGTCATTGCTTTAGGGCAATCAATTAAATTAGTAGTTGAAGTTGTTAGCACCAATTGGGAAACAGATTATGCCCGTAAAGTTGAAGAATACGCTTTGTTAGGAATTCCTGAATATTGGATTGTTGATTATCGGGGATTGGGTGGAGTTATTTTTATTGGTAAACCGAAGCAACCCACATTTACAATTTGTCAACTTATTGATGAAGATTATAGCCAGCAAAAATATCGTTTAGGTCAATTTATTAAATCTCCTCTTTTACCCTCACTTCAACTACGTCTCGATGATGTTATGCCGCGATAA
- a CDS encoding alpha/beta hydrolase: MGSNWKNLKIVASLLSAIALTQFCGSNTSVRAADRVVVRFGPFTESISLSELQKAADTGEFPRGLGLYTGRISEAQRRSFLGLLKEKVPIDVVTLSSVLNTELGTTILSNLSEALVRKDDAGVQALRAAFVLGATKPQGLSILNFIAAYPSERLEINAFKAFQVARRLNKSFRRTQEFMLESAPQPDSRTPQISLPFDPQP; encoded by the coding sequence ATGGGAAGCAACTGGAAAAACCTGAAGATAGTTGCAAGTTTATTGAGCGCGATCGCCTTGACACAGTTTTGTGGCTCAAATACCTCTGTACGGGCTGCTGATAGGGTTGTCGTGCGCTTTGGTCCCTTTACAGAATCTATCTCCCTGTCCGAATTACAAAAGGCTGCGGATACTGGGGAATTTCCCAGAGGTTTAGGACTTTACACCGGGAGAATATCTGAAGCACAACGCCGCTCCTTTTTGGGACTGCTGAAAGAGAAAGTACCAATTGATGTTGTCACCCTGAGTAGTGTACTCAATACAGAGCTTGGCACAACGATTCTCAGTAATCTCTCAGAGGCTTTAGTCAGAAAGGATGATGCGGGGGTACAAGCACTCAGAGCAGCATTCGTGTTAGGTGCTACTAAACCCCAGGGTCTTTCTATACTCAATTTTATTGCTGCTTATCCCAGTGAACGCCTAGAAATTAATGCTTTCAAAGCTTTCCAGGTGGCGCGACGTTTAAACAAGTCTTTTCGGCGCACTCAAGAGTTTATGCTAGAGAGCGCACCCCAACCCGATTCTAGAACACCGCAGATTTCCTTACCATTTGACCCCCAGCCTTGA
- a CDS encoding histone deacetylase, with product MLPVIYSHEFLDHNTGRYHPECPERLTAIVNALKSAAFAERISWRSPTAASERRSLMSTILKAHTPTYINKVKEIAATGGGYLDGDTPVSPRSYDVALLAVSAWMDGIETVLTSANPAFVLARPPGHHAESHAGMGFCLFSNAAIAALYALEQPGVRRVAILDWDVHHGNGTQAIVETHPQIAYCSLHQYPCYPGTGKASERGFHNNILNLPVPPGSDITAYQPLIENKVIPFLANFQADLLIVSAGYDANREDPLAGINLLPEDYALFTDACLGVTRKILFGLEGGYDFSSLSQSVLATIERCLI from the coding sequence ATGCTACCAGTCATTTATTCTCACGAGTTTCTGGATCACAATACTGGAAGATACCATCCAGAATGCCCAGAACGCTTAACAGCCATCGTTAATGCTCTGAAATCAGCCGCTTTTGCCGAAAGAATTAGTTGGCGATCGCCTACCGCAGCATCAGAAAGGCGATCGCTCATGTCTACAATCTTAAAAGCGCACACTCCAACCTATATCAATAAAGTTAAAGAAATTGCGGCTACTGGGGGCGGTTATTTAGACGGTGATACACCAGTTTCCCCCCGCAGTTATGATGTAGCGTTGTTAGCGGTAAGTGCCTGGATGGATGGAATTGAGACTGTGCTAACATCAGCAAACCCCGCTTTTGTCCTAGCACGTCCACCGGGACACCATGCTGAGAGTCATGCTGGGATGGGTTTTTGCCTATTTTCCAATGCAGCGATCGCCGCTTTATATGCCCTAGAACAACCAGGAGTTAGGCGTGTTGCCATTTTAGATTGGGATGTACATCATGGCAATGGTACACAGGCGATCGTCGAAACTCACCCCCAAATTGCCTACTGTTCTTTACATCAATACCCGTGTTATCCCGGAACTGGAAAAGCTTCTGAACGCGGATTTCATAACAATATTTTAAACCTACCTGTACCTCCTGGTAGTGATATCACTGCATATCAGCCACTAATAGAAAACAAAGTAATACCCTTTTTAGCTAACTTTCAGGCAGACTTACTGATTGTCAGTGCTGGTTATGATGCCAATAGAGAAGATCCTTTAGCTGGTATAAATTTACTACCAGAAGATTATGCCTTATTTACAGATGCTTGTCTGGGAGTAACTCGTAAAATTCTCTTTGGTTTGGAGGGTGGTTATGATTTTTCATCACTTTCCCAATCTGTATTAGCCACAATTGAACGCTGCTTAATTTAA
- a CDS encoding mechanosensitive ion channel family protein, translating to MTNISEIILDFFQRDSTILFLSRFGLFLLFILLSVLVGRYTPTFLRIVIRRFAPQQVASIYNNLIEPIRNLFRIAGTFILISLSLAWIIEYQSIYRFLSPIVDLAVISSLAWLCSRLFRQFIRVYGIELVRKLGREVDELLLVFETLANVMIGFIAIIAFAQSQEFNLIGLLTGLGIGGLAIAFAAQKTLEQLLGTIVLYLDRPFIPGEYIRLQKSAQIPEGLFGRVESIGIRSSKIRTAAKSTLFIIPNSILANLEIENITRGKKVMVLLYLDFVTLLEHQEKALVEQVVAESTNSLFGIDPGSTSITFLNQNLAKQTTRTRVTFFILGSSDNSLQLRKRLLELANEKISKKLVSFGIEFTMQEPTIYVDSPITL from the coding sequence ATGACAAACATTTCAGAGATTATCCTGGACTTTTTCCAGCGCGATAGCACAATATTATTCCTATCTAGATTTGGCTTATTTTTATTGTTTATCCTGCTATCTGTACTAGTTGGACGATATACTCCTACATTTTTGCGAATTGTCATTAGACGTTTTGCACCGCAGCAGGTAGCCAGTATTTATAATAATTTAATTGAACCTATTAGAAACTTATTTAGAATCGCTGGGACTTTTATTCTGATTTCGTTATCCTTAGCATGGATTATCGAATATCAATCTATCTATAGATTTCTTTCACCCATTGTAGACTTAGCTGTTATTAGTAGTCTAGCTTGGCTTTGTTCTCGGTTATTTCGGCAATTTATTCGAGTCTATGGTATTGAATTAGTGCGGAAATTGGGACGAGAAGTAGACGAGTTGCTGTTAGTATTTGAAACTTTAGCAAATGTGATGATTGGGTTTATTGCTATTATTGCTTTTGCTCAAAGTCAAGAATTTAATTTAATTGGGTTATTAACTGGTTTGGGTATCGGGGGATTAGCGATCGCATTTGCGGCGCAAAAGACACTAGAGCAGTTGCTAGGAACCATTGTGTTGTATTTAGATAGACCCTTTATACCTGGTGAATATATTCGTTTACAGAAATCTGCACAAATCCCTGAAGGCTTATTTGGAAGAGTTGAATCAATTGGGATTCGTTCGAGTAAAATTCGGACTGCTGCTAAAAGTACATTGTTCATTATTCCCAATTCGATATTAGCAAACTTAGAAATTGAAAATATTACGCGAGGTAAAAAAGTAATGGTTTTACTCTACCTCGATTTTGTCACCCTGCTAGAACATCAAGAAAAAGCTTTAGTTGAGCAGGTGGTAGCCGAAAGTACTAACTCACTGTTTGGAATCGATCCAGGAAGCACCAGTATTACCTTTTTAAATCAGAATTTGGCAAAGCAAACAACTCGAACCAGAGTGACGTTCTTTATTTTAGGTTCTAGTGATAACTCTCTGCAATTACGTAAACGTCTATTAGAGTTAGCAAATGAGAAAATTTCCAAAAAACTCGTTAGTTTTGGAATCGAGTTTACCATGCAAGAACCGACAATTTATGTAGATTCACCAATCACACTTTAA
- the psbA gene encoding photosystem II q(b) protein gives MTTTLQQRQSANVWDRFCEWITSTDNRIYIGWFGVLMIPTLLAATTCFIIAFVAAPPVDIDGIREPVAGSLIYGNNIISGAVVPSSNAIGLHFYPIWEAASLDEWLYNGGPYQLVIFHFLIGCACYLGRQWELSYRLGMRPWICVAYSAPLASATAVFLIYPIGQGSFSDGMPLGISGTFNFMIVFQAEHNILMHPFHMLGVAGVFGGSLFSAMHGSLVTSSLVRETTETESQNYGYKFGQEEETYNIVAAHGYFGRLIFQYASFNNSRSLHFFLAAWPVIGIWFTALGISTMAFNLNGFNFNQSVIDSQGRVIATWADVINRANLGMEVMHERNAHNFPLDLAAADVAPVALTAPAING, from the coding sequence ATGACCACTACCTTACAACAGCGCCAAAGCGCTAACGTATGGGATCGCTTCTGCGAGTGGATCACCAGCACCGACAACCGTATTTACATCGGTTGGTTCGGCGTTCTAATGATCCCAACCCTACTAGCTGCTACCACCTGCTTCATCATCGCTTTTGTTGCAGCACCTCCAGTAGACATCGACGGTATCCGTGAACCAGTAGCTGGTTCCTTGATTTACGGTAACAACATCATCTCTGGTGCAGTTGTTCCTTCTTCTAACGCTATCGGCTTGCACTTCTACCCAATCTGGGAAGCAGCTTCCTTAGATGAGTGGTTGTACAACGGCGGTCCTTACCAATTGGTAATTTTCCACTTCTTGATCGGTTGCGCTTGCTACTTAGGTCGTCAGTGGGAACTATCTTACCGCTTGGGTATGCGTCCTTGGATCTGTGTAGCTTACTCTGCGCCTTTGGCTTCTGCTACAGCAGTATTCTTGATCTACCCAATTGGTCAAGGTTCATTCTCTGACGGTATGCCTTTGGGTATCTCCGGAACCTTCAACTTCATGATTGTGTTCCAAGCAGAACACAACATCTTGATGCACCCCTTCCACATGTTGGGTGTAGCTGGTGTCTTCGGTGGTTCTTTATTCTCCGCAATGCACGGTTCCTTGGTGACATCCTCCTTGGTACGTGAAACAACCGAAACCGAATCACAAAACTACGGTTACAAGTTCGGACAAGAAGAAGAAACCTACAACATCGTAGCTGCTCACGGTTACTTTGGTCGGTTAATCTTCCAATACGCTTCCTTCAACAACAGCCGTTCACTTCACTTCTTCCTAGCTGCATGGCCTGTAATCGGTATCTGGTTTACCGCTTTGGGTATCAGCACAATGGCTTTCAACTTGAACGGTTTCAACTTCAACCAATCGGTAATTGATTCTCAAGGTCGCGTTATTGCTACCTGGGCTGACGTAATCAACCGCGCTAACTTGGGTATGGAAGTAATGCACGAGCGTAACGCTCACAACTTCCCCCTAGACTTGGCTGCTGCTGATGTTGCTCCAGTTGCTTTAACTGCACCAGCAATCAACGGTTAA
- a CDS encoding sulfite exporter TauE/SafE family protein, with translation MLDLSLITILGFLGSFGHCFGMCGPLTVAFSLSQQQTIPQTAEGEQTAPQKIPKSWQQQLKFHLLLNLGRMLSYALVGAGIGALGSVLLQGGQFAGIGSDFRRWMAIITGLMLIWFGLGQVTPDLLPRIPVLHPLLQGRLHDRLSTGMLKLSYQTRWWTPMLLGMTWGLMPCGFLYAAQIKAAETGNLWMGAATMLAFGLGTLPTMLGVGVSTSLVNKDKRSQLFRLGGWVTLTIGILTLLRTGDTMVDYSGHAALVCLILALIARPISRLWASPLRYRRGLGVGAFVLAVVHTTHNIEHSLQWQFAAFFFLRPDFQWGMAAGAVALVLITPAAFTSFESLQKYLGKGWRQIHLLSVPALLLIVIHAVLIGSHYLGSSQSTWGNQLAVVLLGIVTLGVLLVRSPLFWLKLNIEKFYVPPTKSH, from the coding sequence ATGCTAGATTTGTCACTCATCACAATCCTGGGGTTCCTGGGCAGTTTTGGACATTGCTTTGGAATGTGTGGCCCCCTAACTGTGGCTTTTTCCCTTTCCCAGCAGCAAACAATTCCACAAACAGCTGAAGGTGAACAGACAGCACCTCAAAAAATACCCAAGTCTTGGCAACAACAATTAAAATTTCATCTATTACTTAACCTAGGGCGAATGTTGAGCTATGCTCTAGTTGGTGCTGGCATAGGGGCGCTGGGTTCAGTCTTACTACAAGGTGGTCAGTTTGCGGGTATAGGCAGTGATTTCCGGCGCTGGATGGCAATTATTACAGGCTTAATGCTAATTTGGTTTGGGTTAGGGCAAGTAACACCCGACTTGCTGCCGAGAATACCTGTATTACATCCCTTACTACAAGGACGTTTACATGACCGTCTGAGTACAGGAATGCTCAAGCTTTCCTACCAAACTAGATGGTGGACACCGATGCTTTTAGGCATGACTTGGGGTTTAATGCCCTGTGGTTTTTTATATGCTGCCCAAATTAAAGCTGCGGAAACTGGTAATTTATGGATGGGTGCAGCCACCATGCTGGCTTTTGGGCTAGGAACCCTACCCACGATGCTAGGTGTGGGTGTCTCCACGTCTTTGGTAAATAAAGATAAGCGCAGTCAGTTATTTCGCTTAGGCGGCTGGGTGACACTCACCATAGGCATATTGACTTTGCTGCGGACTGGCGACACAATGGTAGATTACAGTGGACACGCTGCGTTGGTCTGCTTAATATTGGCACTCATTGCCCGTCCCATAAGCCGCCTGTGGGCTTCACCGTTGCGTTACCGTCGAGGTTTGGGAGTGGGTGCTTTTGTTTTGGCTGTGGTTCATACTACCCATAACATCGAACATTCGTTACAGTGGCAATTTGCGGCTTTCTTCTTTTTACGTCCAGATTTTCAGTGGGGGATGGCTGCGGGTGCTGTAGCATTAGTTTTAATTACTCCCGCAGCTTTCACAAGTTTTGAATCACTGCAAAAATATTTGGGTAAGGGTTGGCGACAGATTCATCTGTTGAGTGTACCAGCTTTACTCTTAATTGTCATTCATGCTGTATTGATTGGTTCCCATTATTTGGGTTCCTCACAATCAACATGGGGAAATCAATTAGCGGTAGTGTTGCTAGGAATTGTTACCTTGGGCGTTTTATTGGTGCGTTCACCTTTGTTTTGGTTAAAGTTAAATATAGAGAAGTTTTATGTACCCCCAACCAAATCGCATTAA
- a CDS encoding mechanosensitive ion channel family protein codes for MLDSLPEIITIKEITIALVGLVVGAFIFVIFRLIFAWLKLLLKQLKLFQNQDIYQKLIKPNEILIISVSVIFLVELISFLIPKNSWGQSLEIIISLTLAIATSLLASRLFKNFFDFYLLNAAFKTGQKISSEFLILFKWLANIIIIFVAILIYAQSHQINLLGLLASLGIGGLAVAFAAQKTLEQVLGGIVIYLDRPFVIDDYIGLPDGTFGRVESIGLRSTRIRTSGKGTVVIVPNSSLTQVNIENFTGAKKVMSILYLTFYRAISSEEKALIRQVILESTNGIFGLDSRNTDVSFKNINNLADPDKSQAQVSFFILGSGDVSMELRRQLLDLATQSMTEYLKEYGIAFEIEEPTIYVDSPITI; via the coding sequence ATGCTAGATTCTTTACCAGAAATAATTACGATTAAAGAGATCACAATTGCCTTAGTGGGATTAGTAGTTGGAGCTTTCATATTCGTAATTTTCCGTTTAATTTTTGCATGGTTAAAATTACTCTTGAAACAATTAAAACTTTTCCAAAATCAAGATATTTATCAAAAATTAATTAAGCCTAATGAAATTCTAATAATTTCTGTATCTGTAATTTTCTTGGTTGAGCTTATTTCATTTCTAATCCCCAAAAATAGCTGGGGTCAATCATTAGAAATCATCATTAGTTTAACTTTAGCCATCGCTACAAGTTTATTAGCTTCTCGATTATTTAAGAACTTTTTTGACTTTTATTTATTAAATGCTGCTTTTAAAACTGGGCAAAAAATTAGCAGTGAATTCCTCATCCTCTTCAAATGGCTAGCGAATATCATCATTATTTTTGTAGCTATTCTAATCTATGCTCAAAGTCATCAAATTAATCTTTTAGGATTGCTAGCCAGTTTAGGAATTGGTGGTTTAGCAGTAGCCTTTGCAGCTCAAAAGACATTAGAGCAAGTTTTGGGTGGTATTGTAATCTATCTTGATCGCCCCTTTGTAATTGATGATTATATCGGATTACCAGACGGTACATTTGGCAGAGTTGAATCTATCGGCTTGAGATCCACTCGCATTCGCACCTCTGGTAAAGGAACTGTAGTGATAGTTCCTAATAGTTCCTTGACTCAAGTAAATATTGAAAACTTTACTGGCGCGAAAAAAGTCATGTCTATACTTTACTTGACCTTCTATCGAGCCATTAGTAGTGAAGAAAAGGCGCTAATTCGTCAAGTTATTTTAGAAAGTACAAACGGGATTTTTGGACTAGATTCCCGTAATACAGACGTAAGTTTTAAGAATATCAACAATTTAGCAGATCCAGATAAAAGCCAAGCGCAAGTTTCTTTCTTTATTTTGGGTTCTGGAGATGTTTCAATGGAATTACGTCGTCAACTTTTAGATTTGGCTACTCAAAGCATGACTGAATATTTGAAAGAATATGGGATTGCATTTGAGATAGAAGAACCAACAATTTATGTTGACTCACCGATTACCATTTAG
- a CDS encoding histidine triad nucleotide-binding protein: MSETTETIFSKIIRREIPVDIVYEDDLALAFKDVNPQAPVHILVIPKKPIVKLADAESQDQALLGHLLLTAQRVAAEAGLNNGYRVVINNGADGGQSVYHLHLHILGGRQMDWPPG, from the coding sequence ATGAGTGAAACCACAGAGACGATTTTCAGCAAAATTATTCGCCGAGAAATTCCGGTAGATATTGTTTATGAGGATGACTTAGCCCTGGCATTCAAAGACGTTAACCCCCAAGCCCCAGTTCATATCCTCGTCATTCCCAAAAAACCCATTGTCAAATTAGCTGATGCTGAATCCCAAGATCAAGCTCTTTTAGGACATCTATTATTAACTGCTCAACGCGTAGCCGCAGAAGCCGGATTAAACAACGGTTATCGCGTTGTGATCAATAATGGTGCTGACGGTGGTCAAAGTGTCTACCATTTACACTTACATATCCTGGGAGGACGGCAGATGGACTGGCCTCCTGGTTAA
- the recR gene encoding recombination mediator RecR: MQRLPGVGPKSAQRLALHILKRPEAEVEALAQALIDAKKQIGLCSVCFHLSADPVCEICRHPNRDDTSICVVADSRDLIALEKTREYKGKYHVLGGVISPMDGIGPEQLTIQALVRRVSQQKTKEVIMAISPTIEGETTTLYIGQLLKPFTKVTRIAFGLPVGGDLEYADEVTLARALEGRRELD; this comes from the coding sequence TTGCAACGCCTACCAGGAGTTGGTCCCAAGTCAGCCCAACGCCTAGCTTTGCACATATTGAAGCGCCCAGAAGCAGAAGTAGAAGCTTTAGCACAAGCCCTAATTGATGCAAAAAAGCAGATAGGCTTGTGTTCTGTTTGCTTTCACCTATCTGCTGATCCTGTTTGTGAAATTTGTCGTCATCCTAACCGTGATGATACATCAATCTGTGTGGTTGCGGATTCTCGTGATTTGATTGCTTTGGAAAAAACCCGCGAATATAAAGGCAAGTATCACGTCTTGGGTGGGGTAATTTCCCCTATGGATGGTATTGGCCCAGAACAGCTAACTATTCAAGCTTTGGTGCGGCGGGTGAGTCAACAAAAAACCAAAGAAGTGATTATGGCGATTAGTCCGACTATCGAAGGGGAAACCACAACCCTGTATATCGGTCAGCTACTTAAACCATTTACCAAGGTGACACGTATCGCCTTTGGTCTGCCTGTGGGTGGCGATTTGGAATATGCCGATGAAGTGACGCTGGCAAGAGCCTTGGAAGGTCGCAGAGAGTTAGATTAA
- the fba gene encoding class II fructose-bisphosphate aldolase (catalyzes the reversible aldol condensation of dihydroxyacetonephosphate and glyceraldehyde 3-phosphate in the Calvin cycle, glycolysis, and/or gluconeogenesis), whose product MALVPMRLLLDHAAENGYGIPAFNVNNLEQIQAILKAAAETDSPVILQASRGARAYAGENFLRHLILAAVETYPEIPIVMHQDHGNAPSTCYSAIKNGFTSVMMDGSLEADAKTPASFEYNANVTREVVKVAHSLGVSVEGELGCLGSLETGAGEAEDGHGFEGTLDHSQLLTDPDEAADFVEQTQVDALAVAIGTSHGAYKFTRKPTGEILAISRIEEIHRRLPNTHLVMHGSSSVPEDLLALINQYGGAIPETYGVPVEEIQKGIKCGVRKVNIDTDNRLAITAAVREALASNPKEFDPRHFLKPSIKYMQKVCADRYEQFGTAGNASKIKQISLEDFAAKYAKGELNMVSKASAKV is encoded by the coding sequence ATGGCGCTCGTACCAATGCGGCTGCTTTTGGATCACGCGGCTGAAAACGGTTACGGCATTCCTGCTTTTAACGTTAACAATTTGGAGCAAATTCAGGCAATTCTGAAAGCAGCAGCAGAAACAGATAGCCCTGTAATTTTACAAGCTTCTCGTGGCGCTCGTGCTTATGCTGGAGAAAACTTTCTACGCCACTTGATTTTGGCAGCAGTAGAAACCTATCCTGAGATTCCCATTGTCATGCACCAAGATCATGGTAATGCTCCTTCTACTTGCTACTCAGCAATCAAGAATGGCTTTACCAGCGTCATGATGGATGGTTCTCTGGAAGCTGATGCCAAAACTCCCGCCAGCTTTGAGTACAATGCCAATGTCACTCGTGAAGTAGTCAAAGTTGCTCATTCCTTGGGTGTCAGCGTTGAAGGTGAACTTGGTTGCTTGGGTTCTCTGGAAACTGGTGCTGGTGAAGCTGAAGATGGTCACGGTTTTGAAGGTACACTTGACCACTCTCAATTGCTGACTGACCCAGACGAAGCGGCAGACTTTGTAGAACAAACCCAAGTAGATGCTTTGGCTGTTGCTATCGGTACTAGTCACGGTGCTTACAAGTTTACTCGCAAGCCCACAGGGGAAATTTTGGCAATTAGCCGCATTGAAGAAATTCACCGCCGTTTGCCTAACACCCACTTGGTAATGCACGGTTCTTCTTCTGTACCAGAAGATTTATTGGCACTCATTAACCAATATGGTGGTGCAATTCCCGAAACCTACGGTGTACCTGTAGAAGAAATTCAAAAAGGCATCAAGTGTGGTGTGCGTAAGGTTAACATTGACACCGATAACCGTCTAGCTATCACCGCCGCAGTTCGTGAAGCTTTGGCATCAAATCCCAAGGAATTTGACCCACGTCACTTCCTCAAGCCTTCAATTAAGTATATGCAGAAGGTTTGTGCTGACCGCTATGAGCAATTTGGCACTGCTGGTAATGCTAGCAAGATTAAGCAAATTTCTTTGGAAGATTTTGCTGCTAAGTATGCTAAGGGCGAACTCAATATGGTGAGTAAGGCATCTGCTAAAGTTTAA